A genomic region of Devosia ginsengisoli contains the following coding sequences:
- a CDS encoding TetR/AcrR family transcriptional regulator → MRGAKTCLLELGYARTTARDIVAASGTNLASIGYHFGSKDALMAAAMMELMGDWGDRFSPPSMRDVEMSSLRRFSGAWQRLIEQFAADPQLLIASFEIFAQIQRLPDLKAMLAGAYEQLRGEMALDFLTPTPDLEGKRFRAVSSLLLALLSGLAAQHLADPDRAPTVDEIVDGLRYIGRSLDALPGE, encoded by the coding sequence ATGAGAGGGGCGAAGACGTGCCTGCTGGAGCTGGGTTATGCGCGCACCACAGCGCGCGACATCGTTGCCGCCTCGGGAACCAATCTGGCTTCGATCGGCTATCATTTCGGCTCGAAGGACGCCCTGATGGCGGCCGCGATGATGGAACTGATGGGCGATTGGGGGGACCGGTTCTCGCCGCCCAGCATGCGCGATGTGGAAATGTCCTCGCTGCGGCGCTTCTCGGGGGCCTGGCAGCGACTGATCGAGCAGTTCGCCGCCGACCCGCAATTGCTGATCGCGAGCTTTGAGATATTCGCGCAAATCCAGCGATTGCCGGACCTCAAGGCGATGCTGGCCGGAGCCTACGAGCAATTGCGCGGAGAGATGGCGCTGGACTTCCTGACGCCCACACCCGATTTGGAGGGCAAGAGGTTCAGGGCGGTGAGTTCTTTGCTGCTGGCATTGCTATCCGGGCTGGCGGCACAGCATCTGGCCGACCCCGACCGGGCACCCACGGTCGACGAGATCGTCGACGGCCTGCGATATATCGGCCGGTCACTGGACGCGCTGCCGGGAGAATAG
- a CDS encoding FGGY-family carbohydrate kinase: MPLPRSIAVIDIGKTNAKVVLIDGTTRQQVAVRSIANVVRRDGPYPHADVDMLWGFIIESLRALQAAHGVDGISITTHGATAALLADDDLAMPVLDYEHGGPEETAAAYAGVRPDFAESLSPRLPNGLNLGAQVYWQSQAHAAEFSRVTAILTYPQYWAWRLSGVMASEVTSLGCHTDLWAPGRGDFSGMVAAQGWAGLFPAMRPAASVLGNILPAVAAATGLGAETPVTCGIHDSNASLLPHLGAHAAPFTILSTGTWAIAMTVGGDTGRLDPARDSLANVDAFGRAVPTARFMGGREFDLLVPDIVAPEADDVARVIADDIRVQPSFMPGVGPFPAGVGRWTREPATAAERTAAASLYLALMTRTCLDLCGLGREIIIEGPLARNQLFGQALARLTGVTVRASGDATGTSMGASMLFGAGKAQATGGIECAPLDVPGFDGYAERWRQASA, from the coding sequence ATGCCCCTGCCCCGCTCCATTGCCGTCATCGATATCGGCAAGACCAATGCCAAGGTGGTGCTGATAGACGGCACGACGCGGCAGCAGGTGGCGGTGCGCAGCATAGCCAATGTGGTGCGGCGCGACGGGCCCTATCCGCATGCCGATGTCGACATGCTGTGGGGCTTCATCATCGAGAGCCTGCGGGCATTGCAGGCGGCGCATGGGGTGGACGGGATTTCCATCACCACGCATGGGGCGACGGCGGCGCTGCTGGCTGATGATGACCTGGCCATGCCGGTGCTCGACTATGAGCATGGTGGGCCGGAGGAGACGGCGGCGGCCTATGCCGGCGTGCGGCCGGATTTTGCCGAGAGCCTGTCGCCGCGCCTGCCCAATGGGCTCAATCTGGGGGCGCAGGTTTATTGGCAGTCGCAGGCGCATGCGGCGGAATTTTCACGCGTCACGGCGATCCTGACCTATCCGCAATATTGGGCGTGGCGGCTGAGCGGGGTGATGGCGAGCGAGGTGACGTCGCTGGGTTGCCATACCGATTTGTGGGCGCCCGGGCGGGGCGATTTTTCCGGCATGGTGGCGGCGCAGGGCTGGGCGGGATTGTTTCCGGCGATGCGGCCGGCGGCTTCGGTGCTGGGGAACATTCTGCCCGCCGTGGCGGCGGCGACCGGGCTTGGGGCCGAGACGCCGGTGACTTGCGGCATTCACGATTCCAATGCGTCGCTGCTGCCGCATCTGGGAGCGCATGCGGCGCCTTTCACCATTCTGTCGACCGGCACCTGGGCCATTGCCATGACTGTGGGCGGCGATACCGGGCGGCTCGACCCGGCGCGGGATAGCCTGGCCAATGTCGATGCCTTCGGGCGGGCGGTGCCGACGGCGCGGTTCATGGGCGGGCGGGAATTCGACCTGCTGGTGCCTGACATCGTCGCGCCCGAAGCGGATGATGTCGCGCGGGTGATTGCCGATGATATTCGGGTGCAGCCGAGCTTCATGCCCGGCGTGGGACCCTTCCCTGCCGGTGTTGGTCGCTGGACGCGGGAGCCGGCCACGGCAGCGGAGCGGACGGCGGCGGCTTCGCTTTACCTGGCGCTGATGACGCGAACCTGTCTCGACCTCTGCGGGCTGGGGCGCGAAATCATCATCGAGGGGCCTTTGGCGCGCAACCAACTGTTCGGGCAGGCGCTTGCCAGGCTGACGGGCGTAACAGTGCGGGCATCGGGCGATGCAACCGGAACCAGCATGGGTGCAAGCATGCTGTTTGGCGCAGGCAAAGCGCAGGCAACTGGCGGGATAGAATGCGCGCCGCTCGATGTGCCCGGCTTCGACGGCTATGCGGAGCGCTGGCGGCAGGCCAGCGCCTAG
- a CDS encoding universal stress protein, with product MYTRIVVGIDGSELATKALRHALALARENKARLFAVTATEPPVLIAPGAEMMSINTGEIIEELEKAKASSAQETLDEADALAKAEGVKLEKTHLPSTIAADAILGMADKQGADMIVMGSHGRRGLGRLLLGSQAAEVLARATIPVLVVK from the coding sequence ATGTACACACGCATCGTTGTCGGCATTGACGGATCGGAACTGGCTACCAAGGCGCTGCGCCACGCACTGGCGCTGGCCAGGGAAAACAAGGCAAGGCTGTTTGCGGTGACCGCGACCGAGCCGCCCGTGCTCATCGCGCCTGGCGCGGAAATGATGTCGATCAATACCGGCGAGATCATTGAGGAGCTGGAAAAGGCCAAGGCCAGTTCGGCCCAGGAAACGCTTGATGAAGCCGATGCACTGGCGAAGGCCGAGGGCGTCAAGCTGGAAAAGACGCATCTGCCATCGACTATTGCGGCCGATGCCATTCTCGGGATGGCCGACAAGCAGGGCGCCGACATGATCGTGATGGGGTCGCATGGGCGGCGCGGGCTGGGGCGGCTGCTGCTGGGCAGCCAGGCCGCCGAAGTGCTGGCGCGGGCCACCATTCCGGTGCTGGTGGTGAAGTAG
- a CDS encoding CcdB family protein: MARYDVRSSADGYLYVEVQADILDQLNTRVVIPLMSLDVAPVPAGRLNPIIRVADVPLSLVTQYLAAVRASTLGPVVGSVAHEQDRISLALDMLLKGY, from the coding sequence ATGGCGCGGTATGATGTGCGAAGCAGCGCCGATGGCTATCTCTATGTCGAGGTGCAGGCTGATATATTGGACCAGCTCAACACGCGGGTCGTCATTCCCCTGATGTCGCTCGATGTCGCGCCGGTGCCGGCCGGGCGGCTCAATCCGATAATCAGGGTGGCCGATGTACCGTTATCGCTGGTGACCCAATATCTGGCTGCCGTGCGGGCCTCCACACTTGGGCCTGTTGTCGGTTCGGTAGCTCACGAACAAGACAGAATAAGCCTCGCGCTCGATATGCTGCTGAAGGGCTATTAG
- a CDS encoding NAD(P)/FAD-dependent oxidoreductase, whose translation MARHRVVIVGSGFGGLAAAQALEGADVDVTLIDRRNHHLFQPLLYQVATASLSTSEIAWPIRHILRKRGEVTTLLATVTVVDTDGKAVVLEDGTRVPYDSLILATGARHAYFGHDDWEKFAPGLKTLEDATTIRRKLLLAFEAAERESDPDRRRALLTFVIIGAGPTGVELAGAIIELARETLKGEFRSILPGEAQVVLIEGGQRVLANFKPDLSDYALKALRDLGVTVELGEAVSAVDDAGVVYGGKRLDAATVIWAAGVQASPAAKWLGVKPDRAGRVKVEADLTVPGHPDIFVVGDTATITMPDGKPVPGVGDGAKQGGKHAARVIRARLAGDTAGKPFRYKHAGDLATIGKRAAVIDFGWIQLKGWIAWWAWGLAHIYFLIDTKNRLAVALSWLWIYLSGQRSARLITQGDAEKAPVRESEKL comes from the coding sequence ATGGCACGGCATCGGGTGGTCATCGTCGGCAGCGGGTTTGGCGGGCTGGCGGCAGCGCAGGCGCTCGAGGGAGCCGATGTGGATGTGACGCTGATCGACCGGCGCAACCACCACCTGTTCCAGCCCCTGCTCTATCAGGTGGCGACCGCCTCGCTCAGCACATCGGAAATCGCCTGGCCCATCCGCCATATCCTGCGCAAGCGGGGCGAAGTCACGACCCTGCTGGCGACGGTGACCGTCGTGGATACTGATGGCAAGGCGGTGGTGCTGGAGGACGGCACCAGGGTTCCATACGACAGCCTGATCCTCGCGACCGGGGCGCGGCATGCCTATTTCGGGCATGACGACTGGGAGAAATTCGCGCCGGGCCTCAAGACGCTGGAAGACGCGACGACCATTCGCCGCAAGCTGCTGCTGGCCTTCGAGGCGGCGGAGCGCGAGAGCGATCCGGACAGAAGGCGGGCGCTGCTGACTTTCGTCATCATCGGGGCGGGACCGACCGGGGTCGAACTGGCCGGCGCCATCATCGAGCTGGCGCGGGAGACGCTCAAGGGCGAGTTCCGCAGTATCCTGCCAGGCGAAGCACAGGTGGTGCTGATCGAGGGCGGGCAACGCGTGCTGGCCAATTTCAAGCCGGACCTATCGGATTATGCGCTCAAGGCCCTGCGCGATCTCGGCGTAACGGTGGAACTGGGCGAGGCGGTCAGTGCGGTGGACGACGCGGGCGTGGTCTATGGCGGCAAAAGGCTGGATGCGGCGACCGTCATCTGGGCGGCGGGCGTGCAGGCCTCGCCGGCGGCGAAATGGCTGGGTGTGAAGCCGGACCGGGCGGGACGCGTCAAGGTCGAGGCGGACCTGACGGTGCCCGGGCATCCCGATATTTTCGTGGTCGGCGACACGGCGACGATCACCATGCCTGACGGCAAGCCGGTGCCCGGCGTGGGCGATGGAGCCAAGCAGGGCGGCAAGCATGCGGCACGGGTGATCCGGGCGCGGCTGGCGGGTGATACGGCGGGCAAGCCGTTCCGCTACAAGCATGCGGGCGACCTGGCCACGATCGGCAAGCGGGCGGCGGTAATCGACTTTGGCTGGATCCAGCTCAAGGGCTGGATCGCCTGGTGGGCCTGGGGGCTGGCGCATATCTACTTCCTGATCGACACCAAGAACCGGCTGGCCGTGGCACTGAGCTGGCTGTGGATCTATCTCAGCGGCCAGCGCAGCGCGCGACTGATCACGCAGGGTGACGCGGAGAAGGCACCGGTCCGGGAGAGTGAGAAGCTCTAG
- a CDS encoding DMT family transporter, which yields MSTITAPPGDRRLLGIGLALAAYFTFTCIDSSAKWLALGGIPVLQIVFLRYALHLVLVLGINLPKHGTGLVRTASFKMQALRAAMLLGATTGNFMAVRYLPLTVTGAISFTMPLFLCALSVPLLGEQVGWRRWTAIGIGFIGILVIVRPGTEAFHPAALLCLAAAVFSAFYFLLTRRMAAHDSAATQQFYVGFFATVLLAPVAIPFWVWPSEPSVWIAFFTVGIFGFIGHQLITVAHGFAPASVLAPFSYLQIIFMAASSWVIFNQPPDIWLYLGAPIVIASGLYIWLRERALHKAATSVEAAER from the coding sequence ATGTCGACCATCACAGCGCCGCCAGGCGACCGTCGCCTGTTGGGCATTGGGCTCGCGCTCGCCGCTTATTTCACCTTCACCTGCATAGACAGCTCGGCCAAATGGCTGGCTCTGGGCGGCATTCCGGTCCTGCAGATCGTCTTCCTGCGCTATGCCCTGCATCTGGTCCTGGTGCTCGGCATCAACCTGCCCAAACACGGCACCGGTCTCGTCCGCACTGCCAGCTTCAAAATGCAGGCTCTGCGCGCCGCCATGCTGCTCGGCGCCACCACCGGCAATTTCATGGCCGTGCGCTACCTCCCGCTCACCGTGACCGGCGCCATCTCCTTCACCATGCCGCTCTTCCTCTGCGCCCTGTCGGTGCCGCTGCTGGGCGAGCAGGTTGGCTGGCGCCGCTGGACCGCCATCGGCATCGGCTTCATCGGCATCCTGGTCATCGTCCGGCCAGGCACCGAAGCCTTCCATCCGGCAGCCCTGCTATGCCTCGCCGCCGCGGTGTTCTCCGCCTTCTATTTCCTGCTGACCCGCCGCATGGCCGCACACGATTCCGCCGCCACCCAGCAATTCTACGTCGGCTTCTTCGCCACGGTTCTCCTCGCACCGGTCGCCATCCCCTTCTGGGTCTGGCCGTCAGAACCCTCGGTCTGGATCGCCTTCTTCACTGTCGGCATTTTCGGTTTCATCGGCCACCAGCTCATCACCGTCGCCCACGGCTTCGCCCCCGCCTCGGTGCTGGCGCCGTTTTCCTATCTCCAGATCATCTTCATGGCCGCCTCGAGCTGGGTCATCTTCAACCAGCCCCCCGACATCTGGCTCTATCTCGGCGCCCCCATCGTCATCGCCAGCGGCCTCTACATCTGGCTCCGCGAACGCGCCCTGCACAAGGCCGCCACCTCGGTGGAAGCCGCGGAGCGCTAA
- a CDS encoding putative bifunctional diguanylate cyclase/phosphodiesterase: MQYFAVPEDPELVQAQALAFSRQVPLMYGILLVNSLALALTHAGAPDLLRLYVPGLLTLFCGARVAVWWRSRGSSITYVKARRLLRSTLWVSALLGIGFSSWALSLYPYGGPYQQAHIAFFMGITSIGCVYCLMHLRGAATMVALSVITPFVAFFLISGNLVFSALAVNLVLVVGALMVVLLGNYRDFAALVASRAEMERKQAETQRLSDENHRLANVDSLTGLPNGRSFERHLQEALDQAEAQQARIAVARLDLDGFKSVNDIFGQVTGDRVLVEVTKRINALRRPSTFVARLGSNSFALILTEIDDEAALQACGDVLTEAMRPAFAFKVGTVHLSASAGFAASQPGDTADTLFDRADYATGVAKREARGHALVFSERHADELSRVRRMEHALHTADLEQEIYILFQPQFDIALNRTTGYEVLARWRSPTLGEVSPGEFIPLAERTGMISKITQTVLRKALAMTETLPRPLRLSVNLSAHDLGSTTAMEAIATLVEQAGRPCRVDFEITETAVMRDIGQANEGLLALLALGSRIALDDFGTGHSSLTHVQKLPLDRIKVDRSFVNEVTSDPTSRAIIKTTVDLCRNLGISCVFEGIETEEQLDALLGLGGTVMQGYLFGRPMSADKVLEHIADENQGWQRHRRRIFGAAS; this comes from the coding sequence GTGCAGTACTTTGCCGTTCCTGAGGACCCGGAGCTGGTGCAGGCACAAGCCCTTGCCTTCAGCCGGCAGGTGCCGCTGATGTATGGCATCCTGCTGGTCAATTCGCTGGCCCTTGCCCTGACCCATGCCGGCGCTCCAGACCTGCTGCGGCTCTATGTTCCGGGCCTGCTGACGCTGTTCTGCGGGGCCCGTGTCGCGGTGTGGTGGCGGTCACGCGGGAGCAGCATCACCTATGTCAAGGCCCGCCGGCTGCTGCGCAGCACGCTATGGGTATCGGCGTTGCTCGGCATCGGCTTTTCGAGCTGGGCGCTGAGCCTTTATCCCTATGGCGGGCCGTATCAGCAGGCCCATATCGCCTTCTTCATGGGCATTACCAGCATTGGCTGTGTCTATTGCCTGATGCATCTGCGCGGGGCGGCGACCATGGTGGCGCTCAGCGTGATCACGCCGTTCGTCGCGTTCTTCCTGATCAGCGGCAATCTGGTGTTCAGCGCCCTAGCGGTCAACCTGGTGCTGGTGGTCGGCGCGCTGATGGTCGTGCTGCTTGGCAATTATCGGGATTTTGCCGCGCTGGTGGCGTCGCGCGCCGAAATGGAGCGCAAACAGGCCGAAACCCAGCGCCTGTCGGACGAAAACCACCGACTGGCCAATGTGGACAGCCTGACCGGGCTGCCGAACGGCCGTTCGTTCGAGCGACACCTGCAGGAAGCGCTCGATCAGGCCGAGGCGCAGCAGGCGCGGATTGCCGTGGCGCGGCTGGATCTCGACGGCTTCAAATCGGTCAATGACATATTCGGCCAGGTCACCGGCGACCGCGTGCTGGTGGAGGTCACCAAGCGCATCAATGCGCTGCGCCGGCCATCGACCTTCGTGGCGCGGCTGGGCTCGAACAGCTTTGCGCTGATCCTGACGGAGATTGATGACGAGGCGGCGTTGCAGGCCTGCGGCGATGTGCTGACCGAGGCCATGCGGCCGGCATTTGCCTTCAAGGTTGGCACCGTGCATCTGTCGGCCTCGGCAGGCTTTGCCGCGTCGCAGCCCGGCGATACGGCCGATACGCTGTTCGACCGGGCCGATTATGCGACCGGGGTGGCCAAGCGGGAAGCGCGGGGGCACGCGCTGGTGTTTTCCGAGCGGCATGCGGACGAATTGAGCCGGGTGCGGCGGATGGAGCATGCGCTGCATACGGCCGATCTCGAGCAGGAAATCTACATCCTGTTCCAGCCGCAATTCGACATCGCGCTGAACCGGACCACCGGCTATGAAGTGCTGGCGCGCTGGCGCAGCCCGACCCTGGGCGAGGTTTCGCCGGGCGAGTTCATTCCGCTGGCCGAGCGGACCGGGATGATTTCCAAGATCACCCAGACCGTGTTGCGCAAGGCGCTGGCCATGACGGAGACCCTGCCCCGGCCGCTGCGCCTATCGGTAAACCTGTCGGCGCATGACCTGGGTTCGACCACCGCCATGGAAGCCATTGCCACGCTGGTGGAACAGGCCGGCAGGCCATGCCGCGTGGATTTCGAAATCACCGAGACTGCGGTGATGCGTGATATCGGCCAGGCCAATGAAGGCCTGCTGGCGCTCCTGGCACTGGGTTCGCGCATCGCGCTCGACGATTTCGGCACGGGCCATTCGAGCCTGACGCATGTGCAGAAGCTGCCGCTCGACCGCATCAAGGTGGATCGCAGCTTCGTCAACGAGGTCACCAGCGACCCGACCAGCCGGGCCATCATCAAGACGACGGTCGACCTGTGCCGCAACCTGGGCATTTCCTGCGTGTTCGAGGGCATCGAGACCGAGGAACAGCTCGACGCCCTGCTCGGGCTCGGCGGCACGGTGATGCAGGGCTACCTGTTCGGCCGCCCGATGAGCGCGGACAAGGTGCTCGAGCATATTGCCGACGAAAACCAGGGCTGGCAGCGGCATCGCCGCCGGATATTCGGCGCGGCGAGCTGA
- a CDS encoding beta-mannosidase has product MAGLVYSEISLAGDFALSSPSNDIAAPITLPGDVHTALLAANIIPDPYFGENEKTVMWVNETAWSVERSFTASAADIQGYLTLTLSEVDCIATILLNGEVVANTQNSFLRNDIDVTGKVREGDNTLRIEFAIAPDVAKARADAHPFPIPFTYNYLTNGLKGIHMNFIRKAACHAGWDWGICLMPIGVYGTMSLRKSRLTRQESVQVDQAHGNKSVELSIKTRLFAFAHGTVELEHTIDGQVIADKVSVQPGDNVFTHNITIHDPQLWWPAGQGAQPLYQLTTNLEGEKTTRQIGLRKLEWVVEPDEIDHTFKCRINGRDITMMGANWIPADAIPSRITPAVIRDLLDSAKAANMNMLRIWGGGQYEPDYFYELCDELGILLWHDFMFACMSYPSDRPFLDNVRTEITQQVRRLSHHASIALWCGDNEVIGSLSWYPETKAAPERYVANYDRLNSMLGNIVEDEDPARRFWPSSPSMGYLDFSDGWHADTRGDTHYWDVWHSAKSFDAYRSVNPRFASEFGFQSFTSMNVIETFAEEKDRNPSSPVMENHQRNNGGNARILETMTRYFRFPRDFDQMVFLSQIQQGLAIKTAIEYWRSTKPRCMGTLFWQINDIWPVASWSSLDYGGQWKLLQYMAKRFFLPVNVVAVPSKDNAEITLRGINDTGKPVTVALEVRAVKVGGGDRKVFAGNTAIGPDAALGITTLQTADLAEDEFLFFSWRDSAGKLLGENDYFPKPYKAYELVEPKVRAAWSDVDGNFVLTLTSDKPALFVTATVDMPGYFSDNAVTLLPGRQTDLTFTPRHGATPSPAELVQSLKVRNLRDTF; this is encoded by the coding sequence GTGGCTGGTTTGGTTTATTCTGAAATCTCTTTGGCGGGTGACTTCGCCCTGTCCTCGCCGTCAAACGACATTGCGGCGCCCATCACCCTGCCGGGCGATGTCCACACCGCGCTGCTGGCCGCCAACATCATCCCCGATCCCTATTTCGGCGAAAACGAAAAGACGGTGATGTGGGTCAATGAAACCGCCTGGTCGGTCGAGCGCAGCTTCACCGCCAGCGCCGCCGATATCCAGGGCTACCTGACCCTGACCCTCAGCGAAGTGGATTGCATCGCCACCATCCTGCTCAATGGCGAAGTCGTCGCCAACACGCAGAACAGCTTCCTCCGCAACGACATCGACGTCACAGGCAAGGTGCGCGAAGGCGACAACACGCTGCGCATCGAATTCGCCATCGCCCCTGACGTCGCCAAGGCCCGCGCCGACGCGCATCCCTTCCCGATCCCCTTCACCTACAATTACCTGACCAACGGGCTGAAGGGCATCCATATGAACTTCATCCGCAAGGCGGCCTGCCATGCCGGCTGGGACTGGGGCATCTGCCTCATGCCGATAGGCGTCTATGGCACGATGAGCCTGCGCAAGTCGCGCCTGACCCGGCAGGAAAGCGTGCAGGTCGATCAGGCCCATGGCAACAAGTCCGTCGAACTGTCGATAAAGACTCGTCTTTTCGCCTTCGCTCACGGCACGGTTGAACTCGAACACACCATTGATGGCCAGGTGATAGCGGACAAGGTCTCGGTGCAGCCGGGCGATAACGTCTTCACCCACAATATCACCATCCACGATCCCCAGCTGTGGTGGCCGGCGGGGCAGGGTGCCCAGCCGCTCTACCAACTCACGACCAATCTCGAAGGCGAAAAGACTACGCGCCAGATCGGCCTGCGCAAGCTCGAATGGGTCGTCGAGCCCGACGAAATCGACCACACCTTCAAATGCCGCATCAATGGCCGCGACATCACGATGATGGGCGCCAACTGGATTCCGGCCGACGCCATTCCCTCGCGTATCACGCCCGCAGTCATCCGCGACTTGCTCGACAGCGCCAAGGCCGCCAATATGAACATGCTCCGCATCTGGGGCGGCGGCCAATACGAGCCGGACTATTTCTACGAACTCTGCGACGAGCTCGGCATCCTGCTCTGGCACGATTTCATGTTCGCCTGCATGAGCTATCCGTCCGACCGGCCCTTCCTCGACAATGTCCGCACCGAGATCACCCAGCAGGTGCGCCGCCTCAGCCACCACGCCTCCATTGCCCTGTGGTGCGGCGACAACGAGGTGATCGGCTCGCTGAGCTGGTATCCCGAAACCAAGGCGGCCCCCGAGCGCTATGTCGCCAATTACGACCGCCTCAATTCCATGCTCGGCAATATCGTCGAGGACGAAGACCCCGCCCGCCGTTTCTGGCCGTCCTCGCCCTCCATGGGCTATCTCGATTTCTCCGACGGCTGGCACGCCGATACGCGCGGCGACACCCATTATTGGGACGTCTGGCATTCGGCCAAGAGCTTCGACGCCTATCGCAGCGTCAATCCGCGTTTCGCCTCCGAATTCGGCTTCCAGTCCTTCACCTCGATGAATGTCATCGAGACCTTCGCCGAGGAAAAGGACCGCAACCCGTCCTCCCCGGTCATGGAAAACCACCAGCGCAACAATGGCGGCAATGCCCGCATCCTCGAGACCATGACGCGCTATTTCCGCTTCCCGCGCGATTTCGACCAGATGGTGTTCCTCAGCCAGATCCAGCAGGGCCTCGCCATCAAGACCGCCATCGAATACTGGCGCTCCACCAAGCCGCGCTGCATGGGCACATTGTTCTGGCAGATCAACGACATCTGGCCGGTGGCAAGCTGGTCCAGCCTCGACTACGGCGGGCAGTGGAAGCTGCTGCAATATATGGCGAAGCGCTTCTTCCTGCCGGTCAATGTCGTCGCCGTACCGAGCAAGGACAATGCCGAAATCACCCTCCGCGGCATCAACGACACCGGCAAGCCGGTAACCGTCGCCCTCGAAGTCCGCGCCGTGAAAGTCGGCGGTGGCGACCGCAAGGTTTTCGCCGGCAACACCGCCATCGGCCCCGACGCCGCTCTCGGCATCACCACGCTGCAGACCGCCGACCTGGCCGAAGACGAATTCCTGTTCTTCTCCTGGCGAGATTCCGCCGGCAAGCTGCTGGGCGAAAACGACTATTTCCCCAAGCCCTACAAGGCCTATGAACTGGTCGAGCCCAAGGTCCGCGCCGCCTGGTCCGATGTCGACGGCAATTTCGTGCTGACCCTCACCAGCGACAAGCCGGCTCTGTTCGTCACCGCCACCGTCGATATGCCGGGCTATTTCTCCGACAATGCCGTGACCCTCCTGCCGGGCCGCCAGACCGACCTCACCTTCACCCCCCGCCACGGCGCCACCCCATCCCCGGCCGAACTGGTGCAATCCCTGAAAGTCCGCAACCTGCGCGATACGTTCTAG
- a CDS encoding FAD-dependent monooxygenase: MDTDNSVLISGAGIAGPALAFWLARRGFVPTVVERSQAPRIAGHAVDFRGVSREVLRRMDLLPEIERQATHQGDMHYVDARDRSRAVMPANFASGEVEIMRGDLVHILHEATRDRVEYRFGDAIAALDQEADGVAVQFESGESRRFGLVIGADGQHSGVRRLAFGPEQQFLHHLGLYLAVARIPNLLGLHYSGKMFNAPGTILSVYPARQNSEARALFFFHADPLDYDYRDVEAQKRIVADHYEGQGWAVPRILPEMLASEEFYFDSVSQVRMDGWSEGRVALLGDAAFCATPLSGMGSGMAVTGAYVLAQELERAAGDHGAAFARYEARMRPFVGKSQKLAQMATHGYVPTSRLGIGFMHLMNRLVARLPGDMILKPAIEAANSVSLED, from the coding sequence ATGGACACCGACAATTCCGTTCTGATTTCCGGCGCCGGCATTGCAGGCCCAGCTCTGGCATTCTGGCTTGCCCGGCGTGGTTTCGTACCCACCGTGGTCGAGCGGTCACAAGCCCCGCGCATCGCCGGCCATGCCGTGGATTTTCGCGGCGTTTCGCGTGAGGTTTTGCGGCGCATGGACCTGCTGCCGGAGATCGAGCGACAGGCGACGCATCAGGGCGACATGCATTATGTCGATGCGCGCGATCGCAGCCGGGCCGTCATGCCGGCCAACTTTGCCAGTGGCGAGGTGGAGATCATGCGCGGTGACCTGGTCCACATTCTCCACGAGGCGACGCGCGACCGCGTCGAATATCGCTTCGGCGACGCCATTGCGGCCCTGGATCAGGAGGCGGACGGCGTTGCTGTCCAGTTTGAGAGTGGCGAAAGTCGCCGCTTTGGTCTGGTGATTGGTGCGGACGGGCAGCATTCGGGAGTCCGGCGCCTGGCGTTCGGGCCCGAGCAGCAGTTCCTGCATCATCTTGGGCTCTATCTGGCCGTGGCGCGCATTCCCAACCTGCTGGGCCTCCACTATTCGGGCAAGATGTTCAATGCCCCGGGCACCATCCTGTCGGTCTATCCCGCCCGGCAGAACAGCGAGGCGCGCGCCCTGTTCTTCTTCCACGCCGATCCGCTCGACTATGACTATCGGGATGTCGAGGCCCAGAAGCGCATTGTGGCGGATCATTATGAGGGGCAGGGCTGGGCCGTGCCGCGCATCCTGCCGGAAATGCTGGCCTCGGAAGAATTCTACTTCGACAGTGTCAGCCAGGTGCGCATGGATGGCTGGTCGGAGGGCAGGGTGGCGCTGTTGGGCGACGCGGCCTTTTGCGCCACGCCACTGTCCGGCATGGGGTCGGGCATGGCGGTAACGGGTGCCTATGTGCTGGCTCAGGAACTTGAACGGGCCGCTGGCGATCACGGGGCAGCCTTTGCCCGCTACGAGGCACGCATGCGTCCTTTCGTCGGCAAGAGCCAGAAACTGGCGCAGATGGCGACGCATGGCTATGTGCCGACGTCCCGCCTCGGCATCGGCTTCATGCATCTGATGAACCGGCTCGTGGCGCGCCTGCCGGGCGACATGATCCTCAAGCCTGCCATCGAAGCCGCCAATTCGGTGTCGCTGGAAGATTGA
- a CDS encoding type II toxin-antitoxin system CcdA family antitoxin: protein MRATARKPTNLTLDSELVSEARALNINVSRAAENGLEAAIRKERERRWLEENAEAIQSSNDWVEKNGLPLEKYRPF, encoded by the coding sequence ATGAGAGCCACAGCACGAAAGCCGACGAACCTGACGCTTGATTCAGAGCTGGTCTCCGAGGCGCGCGCACTCAACATCAATGTATCGCGGGCGGCGGAGAACGGCCTTGAAGCGGCCATACGCAAGGAGCGTGAGCGGCGGTGGCTGGAAGAGAATGCCGAGGCCATCCAGAGCTCCAATGACTGGGTGGAGAAGAACGGGCTGCCCCTGGAAAAATATCGGCCGTTCTGA